The Nicotiana sylvestris chromosome 6, ASM39365v2, whole genome shotgun sequence genomic sequence TAGATGTAAAGGAAACAAAAAATTAActaaaaaatccccacagacgacaccaaattgtttgaccaaaatatagaTCTTGGTTCAACTAATTAAATTTAAGCAAATAAGGGTTAATCTTGGTTAATGATAATATCCTAAAAACGAAATTCTCGGTAATATGATAAATAGCACGTAGATCTATTCCGAAAGTTATGATGGTGCACAATAATGACAATATTCAAGAACCCAAACAAAAATATTATAGCATTAAATAGTAATGAATAGCAATAAATGACACTTATgtaaataaaatgaaagagtcaCCCGAGAAAGGATGAAATCAATGAATGTTctttctgacaatgatgaatgatgGATAAGCCTTTGAATATCCGAGTTATTCTCGGATCTACTAAAAAAGTGTGGACAAAATCTTAGTGAAAAAGTTATTTTTGTAGGCTTGCAATAAGACTAGATTCTCTCTATAAAGTCAAAGTGTATTTTCAAATGAATCCCCCATCATTatgtctctttctatttatagggaacaTATTCCTAAAAATTCTAATAGTACAAGTGTAGAGAATATCCACTAAAATATTCTCTTTTTGTTATAATTTTATCAAGGGTATTTGACTTCAGTCTTTGTTGATTCTTTGACCACGACTTTTATTGTTCTTTAAACTATGGGTGTTAATCGGGCCGGgctgacccgttttcagcccgGGTCAGCCCGGGTCAGCCCGCTACTATTCACGTTGGGCTGGGTTGGGACGGGGGCCGGGTTGTGTATGTTCACGTTTAGACTAACGGTGccccgaacccgttaaacccgaATTTCCTTAACGGGCTGAACACGGGCTGCAGCCCATTAGCAGCCCGGTttccatttgaatttttttttttaattaaattggaCTGTTCCCAACGGTCAAATTCAGAAATGACAGTTGGGGAACGGCCAGAAATTGCAGAAATGGCCAATTTCGGCCCCCTCATTAATAATATAACCCTCCCACCCCAAAATCTATAAATAGcccctcttcttcttcattttttctcacaaattcactctcttactactctaattctctctcaagtatcaaactctcaattctctcttgatattatagttcttaaactctcaaattctcaattatttattattttaagtttcatcaattatttagtttagccattacaaaattattattatcaaatatcaattattcatgtgaagtgtggtatcaattatcaagtattcaagtattatcaactatcaagtttcggtctatcaattgaagtttgaattttgatatcaaaaattcaaaattagtgcGGCATAAGGAATCTCGTACACTCGTTccatctctttctcttatttggtgtacacttattttattaattagtttcttaatttagtttcttaatttaatttcttacttgaatttcttaatttaatttcttaatttaatttcttaatttaatttcttactttaatttcttattttaatttatataatggatttacttagagcggccaaaaaagcgtgcactagaggtggtagtaagaaaacttcaaaaagaacaagaggtggtgttggttcttctagtagctttacacatatttctgaaagttcacctgaaaatttaaatgtagattatgagcgaatgcaagaaaattatggtgtagatgatgatttagatgctttgttagatgatattcaatcacCCGATAATCTTGACACACCACCACCTACACCTGGTAATGCTAGTCAAACTCAAAATGTTAGGGGTGCAGGTGCAACAAGTAGGCCTCCTCTCCCTATTAAGAAGAATCGACGATTAAGAAGTAAGTGTTGGatgttttttgaaagactagaagatcaaaaaaaatatgtaaaatgtAAAATTTGTAGTGAACATTATAAACATGAGCCCGGTAAAGGAGGGGGAACGGGTCAACTTCGTAGGCATATGGAAGAGAAACACCCTCTTGAATGAGGAGTAGATGAGTTATCTGGGCAACAAAGACTTAACCCGAGTACTGGTGGGTTATTTGGGAAATATGATATTAAGAAAGATCGGGAAGAATTAGCTAAAATGATTGTTttaggttgtttaccttttagttttgcttcttcaccgtatcttgttacttatattcaaagaatttataaccctatgtttaaaggtattcctagaagtacttgtagagctgatatctttaggctttttggacaatatcagacatatatacgttatttgttcgcaagtcttccttgtaaagtttctcttacttctgatattggtcgtgctgtgaatggaaatgattatttgactgttacatgccattggatagatgataatttttgtatgcaaaaacgtattattgcttttaaatatgatgaagatcaaagtcatactggtgcatttataagtaatactatacatgaagttgctatattttataatcttgcagaaaaagttttgtgtatgtcatttgataatgcttctaacaacactgctgctattacaatattaaaattgcatctacacccaccaattcctgaaatatttcatgttagatgtgcatgtcatatttataacttgattGTGAAGAGTGGCCTTGAATTATTTAGAGATGAAATTACTTTAATTAGGAGAGTTGTTGGtgtaattcaaggaaataatagaagtgctagattaaatgcatttaaggaaaaatgtgtacactatggactaaaaccaaaactcatgcctgaagaaatagttactaggtggaattatacttatttgttcttaagatgttgttataaatatagaatgcctacaactgaagttgctaattctcattgtaccgatcctaaccgtttgttaacatctagaacttgggaAGTCATTCATGATGTtatacaatttttacaaaaattttaTGTGGCTACACTTGGTTTTCTGAAGCTTATTATCCTACCATTTCAAATGGTTTAGTTCAtattgctgaaatttctcttttactacaTAATTTGAAGCAAAAAGAAGGATATGCTACTGTTGTTGAATCTAtgctagataagtttaaaaagtatttctacccaattccctatatttacctaattggtgctattttaaaccctactgtcaaaatgataaagtgtcgccaattaattagagctttatatacttatatagaTATTGGCCCAACTGAAACTCCTGATATTGACACTTGTATTTCTGAGCTACACACACATTtacaaactttttataattattatgctaacattgttgatgcttcttcggttgtagatgcaaatattccttcaactaatccttcaacatctagaacaactatggatgatgatgattgtgttcaagattatcagatttggtctacactaggatagcatcaacaaaccagtagcaggaatattgatgaactacaattctacttgcaaaagtcactagagcccctcacaaaggattttctaccgctgagttggtggaggagcaactcaaatcaatttcatgttctttcggccatggctcgagacgtgctaaatgtgtcgatttcaacagtcgcatcagagagcgcatttagccaagcaaggcaGCAGCTAGGAGATATCCGTCATTCATTGGGCAGCAACGCTTTGGAAATTCTAGtgtgcttcagagattggataagaTCAGAACGGCGAAATCAAGGGCGTGACGAAGTAGACGAAGAGGAggaccaagaaattggagatataatggtttatggtCCCGATTCAACCAATCCCTGAAATCAAGAACCTCATGTTGACATGgaagaacttacaaaaatgatgcaaagcatgtgatgtactatttcttattttttataattattgtaaacttttaagttttaatttgcaagttcaaaaataaaaaaaaaaaaaagaacttgcaaattaatttgaaatattaaaaatataaatgaaagccTTCAGAGTTTGTTCCTTACATTTGTCTATTGGTCTTATactcttattaaataattttttgtagccacttacttttcaatttcaattttataattataaaatacaaatttcaaatttaaaactttaaactttaaacttcaaaGTTTAATTCTAACCCTTAAAAGTTTGCGAACACTTaactatcaataacattgaataagaataataaaatttaaattaaaaagaaaaaaggaaaaaatttgaGCCCGGCCCGCCCGAGCCCGTGTGAGCCATAACCCGTACGGGCCCACGAAAACCCGAAAAATCTCAGCCCTATAACAGCCCGTTATCCTCAGCCCACCCGCTAACCGAACGGGCTGGGGTTTTTCCCGTTCAGTCCGTCCCAGCCCGCCCGATAAACACCAATACTTTAAACCACTTCGACGCGTATCCTGACATAAGTATTCTTGAGATAGAATTTGACTTGGACACTATGCATATTCACATGGTCCATACGAAACAGACAAGTTATTAGTCTGCGCCCAAAACACTATTGGCGCCGTGGTCAGAGCGCTCACGTTGATGTGCGTGAATTCCAAGGACCTCACTCAGCTAGCATCGTCCCGCAGGCCGCAGCCACAATTTTGTGGGACCCATTTCACGTGGACTCTCAAAGCTTAATTTCAGAAACTAATACTTTCAGCATATTTAATGGCGTATGGTTGCATACAAAACTTAGgagtgctttttttttttaacataaatattttaaatttttatgtTTCAATATAAaatgttatttttgtgatttttatgtccttaaaattaaaataaatagctAATATTAAATAATATCATTCTTGTGGAACACATAACTATTTTTTTGTTCGCTTTGGAATCACGTGACACCTTCACGTTGAAATGATTCAACTTGGTTGACGCTATTTTTCAATAGTAATTTTTATTAAACTTTACACTGCTcagaatttaattttaatatagcATTTTAAATTACTTTTATtatcactatatatattaaacagtcAAATGGAGTAACTCTCTTGTTTTCCTTGTCCTTAGCACGAATTGAACTTTTTGCTAAGCTTTTCGAGAACAAGAAAGTAGACCCTTTTCTAGATTTGcttaaactctttttggattttagtCCACTGTCCAAAAATCACCATGAACGGGAAATGGAAAGCACCATTTTGCACGCTGTTGGTGTTGTACTCTCTGCTTCTATCCGCTTTATTTCAGAGCTGCTACTCTGCCTTTCATCTGCCTCGTCCCATATGGAAGAAGCAGCAGCAAAAATCTGGTTCCTCTTTTGTGTTCCCTCTCGCTGGAAACGTATATCCTAAAGGGTATTCACTTCTTTATTATGTATTTGGAATCTTGATTGTCAATTAGCTTTTTAAAGTTTTTTTACTTGGTTAAAGTTCACCAATTCTTGAAGGGTTTTCTtggatattttttttcttaagaatttgtgtgtgtgtgtgtgtgtgtgtgttgtaaTTAGTACTGTGTTTGGTGATAAATCATGGATGTTTCTTTAGTAATGCTGGTTTATATTGCTTTGGTTTACTAACTGGTACTGTAGTAGTCAATATTGTATGAAACAAAACTCTATTGATAGTTGATACTTATTATGGTTTGTAATAATAGTAGGAGTGTTGGCTGGTGAATCATACTTATATTGTTTGCTCATTGGGAAGAAATTGAAGAATAGTTTGAAGAGAAAAGGGGGAAATATATGAGAATTGGGGCCAATACAGTGAAAAGAAGGGATTTCTGATCTCAGACAGATGATCAGGCACTAATTCCTACTTTCTACTTGGCAATATAGTTCCTTCTGAATCTTGGCTTTATGATAGATATTAAATGAATGTACAAGCGCTGAAGGGAAAGCTGTGACTGATTTAAGTGATTGCTTCCCGTGTCTAAGCTTTGTAGACAGAGTTATCCAATACCTGTAATGGTGGGATATAGTAGGTTTCCGGTGGATTGGGCAAGGTCCACATAAGTTAGCCTAGGCACCACGTTTATTAAAAGACCAAAAGAATTAGCAAAAACAAAGAGATTATCTGTAAGTTTCAAGATCTGACATTCATATTTTTTCTTCTGTCTGAAATTCTGAAATAGACATATTTCATGTACTTTCTTATCGAGGTGCTCTCTTTAAGTGCAGGTATTATCAGGTGACACTTGAGGTTGGCCAACCTCCCAAACCTTACTCTCTTGATATAGACACTGGTAGTGACCTAACTTGGCTGCAGTGTGATGCACCTTGTGCGAAATGCACCCCGGTATATTACTGCCTTTTCCTTGTCTGTAACTTAAATCTTTGAAGTAATGAAAGACCATTAATTCATCTGATATTTGTATGCCATTATATTATTGGATGTTCAACCCTAAAGCATTAGCCTATTTTGTCTTAACATCTGCATCAATATGCACCATCGCAGGCCCCTCACAGTCTTTATAAACCAAATAAAAATGTTGTCATGTGTAAGGATCCTTTATGCACGTCCCTTCACTGGCCCAAGAACCATCCTTGTCATGGCCTGGATGAGCAATGTGATTATGAGGTTGCATATGCAGATCGTGGTTCATCCTTGGGAGTGCTGGTCAAAGACATGTTTCCACTACGATTTACCAATGGTAGCATTGTTGTGCCTCATCTAGTATTTGGGTGAGAAACATTTAATGTACCTTTATTGACCTTAAAAATTCTTAACTCTCGatcctttttatttctttcactcATATTCTTTTGTTAAATATGTGATGCTTCTAATTTGTGAGCTCCTGAATTGAGTCATCTTACATACTCTTTGACACcaagtttttttttattgatGAAATTGTTTGCTTTGCCAAAAGAGAAAAATTAATTGAGTCGTCTTCTGCAGTTGTGGTTACAGTCAAGAAGTTCCAGCTTCTACTCATCCACCTTTTACCGATGGAATTCTTGGTCTGGGCAATGGAAAATCAAGCATTGTATCACAATTGAGTGGCTTGGGTCTTATCCGAAATGTAGTGGGTCACTGTTTAAGTGGGCAAGGTGGAGGTTTTCTTTTCTTTGGCGATGATATTCTCCCCTCATCTGGAATTGCTTGGACACCAATCGTGCGAATATCTTCCGAGTATGTCCTCTACTATGTTATAGGGATTTTATATGGAGCATGTAAACTTTCTGAGCAAGATGTTGATGTATTACTATGATTTCAGAAAGCACTTCTCTTTGGGACCAGCAGAGCTCTTTTTTGATGGACAGGCCACAGGAGTGAAGGGCTTTCCTGTAATTTTTGACAGTGGAAGTACCTTCAGTTACTTTAGTTCTGAAGCTTACGATATTTTGGTATCTTCGGTAAGATGTGGAAGTGTTTTTATATTCCGAAATGCTTGACTTTCTGTCCGTGCACTTACAATAATCTATCTTCAGATAAAGAAAAACATAAATGCAAAGCAGCTGACTGATGCAGTGGATGACAAAAGCCTTCCTGTGTGCTGGAATGGTTCCAAATCCTTCAAATCTGTTAATGATGCCACGAGCTACTTCAAGCCATTAACACTGAGTTTTATGAAAGCTAAGAATGTTGAGCTTCAACTTCAGCCAGAGGCCTATCTTATACTTACGGTATGCACCTTTTCAACTGCTCCATAGGCTTTATATTATGTCTGGACTATATCAATAACTGATTTCTGCTCTTATTCTCTCAGGAGCATGGTAATGTATGCTTGGGCATATTGAATGGTACAGAAGTCGGATTAGGAAATTATAATGTGATTGGAGGTACAAAATCAGTCTCCACCGTCCTGCTAAAAGAATCCACGTACTTGCAAGGCTGTGTATTAACATTTAGAAATAACGATGGAATAGCATCAACAAAATGAAGAGAAAATGCAGTTCTTTATCTGTATGAATACTTGGAGAAAACTAGATTTTGATAAGAGGTGGTATCCAAGTTTTTTGTGCATTTAATCTTTctctttctgatttttttttctcatCTACAGATATTTCTCTACTGGACAAAATGGTGATATACGATAATGAGAAACAACAAGTTGGATGGCTTCCAGCAAACTGCAACAGGCTACCGTATTCCCCATaacctttatttacattttcttgcTTCTCACATTAGTTGGATAGTTTATTCCTCACCAAAAAACATTTTTCATGAACAGTATCAGTCGTGATCATGGGGAATATTATTATGATGCATACCCTACCAACATGGGCATATTCGAACAGATATGTCCTGCAAAGTTTGATTCTTCAAAACAGCAGGCAAGAAAATAAGGTGACAAAGTGAGAAGCTAATGCGTGCTTCGAGCCATATTCTGTACATGTTGTAGAGTAACAAATGTAATTGGTCAGTCATTGGGAGTACAGATGTTGTACAGATGTTTTACTGAAATGTTCTCTATGACTACACTAAGGATATAAGGTGTATCCCAAATACAAATAATGGTACAGGTCTAATCAACGAATCCTCTCCTGGCTTTGAGTATTACAGTTAGCTATACACTTTGGTCCCCCATTGTGATTGCTGGTTGTATGAAGTTTTGGCAATAAACGATGAGTTGACCAGTTGACACTTGGCTTATACCTGCGAGAAATGGAAACTAATATTAGATGGGCACTGCAAACAATTTCTTGAAGGCTACATAAAGATATAATAAGATGAAATCGTAAACTCAAATGAGTTCAAGTGGCAGTTTGGAAATAAATCACAAAGGAGTAAGGCATTAGTGCTGAATCGCAGAATTCATCTGGGAAAGAAAAGAAATATAGCAAAAGATAACTTTACTTTGTTGAAATCCCAGCTAAATCACTACCTGTATTGCCGAGAACCAATCGTGTTTTTAGCACGCTAAAAGAATTGCTCGAGTCAAGAAGCAAAATATGATTAAAGTGGGTTGAAAACTAGAGGTTACTTTCTGATGAGCATCAAACATTAAACTTTATTTTAATCTCCTCGCCAGAAACAGAACATAATGTAACGGAAGAGATTTACGTTTAAGGGAGTGGGACTCGCTTCTG encodes the following:
- the LOC104211426 gene encoding aspartic proteinase Asp1-like encodes the protein MNGKWKAPFCTLLVLYSLLLSALFQSCYSAFHLPRPIWKKQQQKSGSSFVFPLAGNVYPKGYYQVTLEVGQPPKPYSLDIDTGSDLTWLQCDAPCAKCTPAPHSLYKPNKNVVMCKDPLCTSLHWPKNHPCHGLDEQCDYEVAYADRGSSLGVLVKDMFPLRFTNGSIVVPHLVFGCGYSQEVPASTHPPFTDGILGLGNGKSSIVSQLSGLGLIRNVVGHCLSGQGGGFLFFGDDILPSSGIAWTPIVRISSEKHFSLGPAELFFDGQATGVKGFPVIFDSGSTFSYFSSEAYDILVSSIKKNINAKQLTDAVDDKSLPVCWNGSKSFKSVNDATSYFKPLTLSFMKAKNVELQLQPEAYLILTEHGNVCLGILNGTEVGLGNYNVIGDISLLDKMVIYDNEKQQVGWLPANCNRLPISRDHGEYYYDAYPTNMGIFEQICPAKFDSSKQQARK